A genomic stretch from Mycosarcoma maydis chromosome 3, whole genome shotgun sequence includes:
- a CDS encoding putative protein involved in DNA repair has product MSNPTLTFVTGNANKLREVQQIFSLTPNFPYELTNKDLDLPEIQGTTRDVAQAKCAAAAKALGGACITEDTALGFHALGGLPGPYIKDFMKTIGHDGLNKMLDGFEDRTASAICTFAYCAGPDEQVHLFEGRTEGVIVPPRGPTHFGWDPILEIKGTGLTYAEMDPKQKNTLSHRYKALTLLQDYLVGLSKQN; this is encoded by the coding sequence ATGTCCAATCCGACACTCACATTCGTCACAGGCAATGCCAATAAGTTGCGCGAAGTGCAGCAGATCTTTTCTCTGACGCCCAACTTCCCCTACGAGCTCACCAACAAGGATCTTGATCTGCCTGAGATTCAAGGCACGACCAGAGATGTAGCTCAAGCCAagtgtgctgctgctgccaaagcgCTTGGTGGGGCTTGCATCACCGAAGACACAGCGCTTGGCTTTCATGCTCTCGGTGGTCTTCCTGGACCCTACATCAAAGACTTTATGAAGACGATCGGACACGATGGACTCAACAAGATGCTTGACGGGTTTGAAGATCGTACCGCTTCTGCCATTTGCACGTTTGCTTACTGTGCTGGCCCAGACGAGCAAGTCCATCTGTTCGAAGGCAGAACAGAAGGTGTCATCGTACCTCCTCGCGGCCCAACACACTTTGGCTGGGACCCTATTTTGGAAATCAAAGGTACTGGCTTGACGTACGCAGAGATGGACCCAAAACAGAAGAACACTCTGTCGCAC
- a CDS encoding uncharacterized protein (related to TNA1 - high affinity nicotinic acid plasma membrane permease), which yields MSAHAATTKLAQQPEASSPSDSIYEHKGSQTQVEFQTDVQADDDIDNLSDEEHAALEKSLKKKLDWQIVPLCLMLYLLSFLDRTNIGQARLNGLEQDLNMSKDGRDYRIALTVLYVPYIVFEIPSNLLVKKIGPARWIPLLVASWGLVSTLQGIVTSKTGLYINRAFLGFSEAGILPAIALYLTFFYKREELGLRQALYFSGASLSGTFGGLLATAIGLIKHPLAGWNWIFIIEGIFTIFFGILCWFILPNDISKLWWVTPQERKLAYARMAPPATKPKTDSEAVTDVPATAEKRLAAVSDEAALEYTGKFVLREVLRTFTDPLVLIFSASGFSYATLLYSNAFFSPTIIKSLGIAKTTAESQLLSVPPTAAAFFVSITSAFLSDRYRWRWISLVLLILLSIAGIALAYGSHVSSHRYGGIILLACGTYSIPPLGISWMLNNTAGHYKRATSIALYIVATNSGGILSCWLFYNHEAPRFSRGLLVNLGLNAGALLLVTLAELYMMWEIKARKTGKRDYRVTKLKQQGWGDAKIREYLGDQHPEFEYML from the coding sequence ATGTCTGCCCACGCTGCCACGACCAAgctcgctcaacagccCGAGGCCTCGTCACCCTCGGACAGCATCTACGAACACAAGGGAAGCCAGACCCAGGTTGAGTTCCAGACAGATGTCCAGGCCGATGACGATATTGACAATCTTTCGGATGAAGAGCATGCCGCGCTCGAGAAGTcgctcaagaagaagctcgattGGCAGATCGTCCCCCTCTGTTTGATGCTCTACCTCCTGTCATTCCTCGACAGGACGAACATAGGACAAGCACGTCTCAATGGTCTTGAACAGGATCTTAACATGAGCAAGGATGGCAGAGACTACCGCATTGCTCTCACCGTGCTCTACGTTCCCTACATTGTGTTCGAGATCCCTTCGAATCTTCTCGTCAAAAAAATTGGTCCTGCGCGCTGGATTCCTCTCCTCGTCGCTTCGTGGGgtctcgtctcgacgcTACAAGGTATCGTGACAAGCAAGACCGGCTTGTACATCAATCGTGCCTTCCTAGGGTTTTCTGAAGCCGGTATCCTACCAGCGATCGCTCTTTACTTGACCTTCTTCTACAAGCGCGAAGAGCTGGGTCTTCGACAGGCTCTCTACTTTTCCGGTGCATCGCTCTCCGGAACGTTCGGTGGCCTTCTCGCCACGGCCATCGGACTCATCAAACACCCTTTGGCAGGCTGGAACTGGATTTTTATCATTGAGGGAATCTTTACCATCTTCTTTGGCATCTTGTGCTGGTTTATCCTACCCAACGACATCTCTAAGCTTTGGTGGGTCACTCCGCAGGAGCGAAAGCTGGCTTATGCACGTATGGCGCCCCCTGCGACCAAACCCAAGACGGATTCGGAAGCTGTCACCGACGTTCCCGCTACCGCTGAAAAGCGGCTTGCTGCCGTTTCCGACGAAGCTGCGTTGGAGTACACTGGCAAGTTCGTCCTTCGCGAGGTGCTTCGCACATTTACCGACCCTCTCGTTCTTATATTCTCCGCCTCTGGTTTCTCCTATGCCACTCTGCTCTACTCCAACGCCTTTTTCAGCCCTACCATCATCAAGtcgctcggcatcgcgaAAACGACCGCTGAGAGTCAGCTGCTTTCGGTGCCTcccaccgctgctgccttcTTCGTTTCGATTACTTCGGCTTTCCTCTCAGACAGGTACCGATGGCGATGgatctcgctcgtcttgcttATTTTGCTTTCCATTGCCGGAATTGCGCTCGCTTATGGCTCGCACGTCTCGTCACACCGATACGGCGGAATTATTTTGCTTGCATGCGGTACCTACTCCATCCCTCCTCTTGGTATCAGTTGGATGCTCAACAACACCGCCGGCCACTACAAACGTGCTACAAGTATCGCCTTGTACATCGTGGCAACAAACTCGGGCGGTATTCTATCGTGCTGGCTATTCTACAATCACGAGGCGCCACGCTTCAGCCGAGGTTTGCTGGTCAATCTCGGCCTCAACGCAGGAGCACTACTACTCGTgacgctcgccgagcttTACATGATGTGGGAGATCAAGGCGCGCAAGACAGGAAAGCGCGACTACCGCGTCACGAAGCTCAAACAGCAAGGCTGGGGCGATGCCAAGATCCGCGAGTATCTCGGCGATCAGCATCCCGAGTTCGAGTACATGCTCTGA
- a CDS encoding uncharacterized protein (related to family II 2-keto-3-deoxy-D-arabino-heptulosonate 7-phosphate synthase), whose translation MASASNAAGTSASAREYHANPTWKSKKEAQQVDYPSPEAFQSVMKRIERLPGLVSPNEIDRLRSQLASVAEGNAFLLQTGDCAELFDYCNPEQIQAKLKLSLLMSLILLWGARKPVVRIGRIAGQYAKPRSKPTEIITKIDAATGVASQHEIMSFRGDNINAFSAEPASGRIPDPERLLQAYFHSAATLNHIRSELASGLADLHAPRQWSFQHVQSRALQAEFESVVDSLTDALDFMKTIGADPSAFSSSSVLNSVDYFISHEGLSLAYEEALTRLIRKSTSVSPNPTRNAASSDSADDDLNGDVLERYDLSAHTIWLGDRTRQLDGAHVDFFASIRNPVGVKVGPSMKPEELIQILDILNPDIPIPKATSSARASEWSTPSAAAPEVVYGKEKGRVMVIIRLGAAKVASHLPPLLEAIAASNHKDSIILLCDPMHGNTQTSPYPPASSDPNAQPLKTRSFGDIISEILSFLEIISADFPTLHLGGVHLELTGDKDVTECFGGSMRLDPKHLERGYKSHCDPRLNFEQSLDVAFLLSHYFRNQRLGNKRHAPAKTEDEIKKQQAIIASGSGDELLAELICGITNRAQMS comes from the coding sequence ATGGCTTCCGCATCCAATGCTGCAGGCACCTCGGCGTCTGCACGCGAGTATCATGCCAACCCAACCTGGAAGTCGAAAAAGGAAGCTCAGCAGGTCGACTATCCATCTCCAGAAGCCTTTCAATCGGTCATGAAGCGGATCGAGCGTCTACCAGGGCTCGTCTCGCCCAACGAGATTGATCGGCTCCGATCGCAACTTGCTTCGGTGGCCGAAGGCAATGCTTTTCTCCTCCAAACCGGCGACTGTGCCGAGCTATTCGACTATTGCAATCCAGAGCAGATCCAAGCTAAACTCAAACTTTCCCTGCTCATGAGTCTTATCCTTCTCTGGGGTGCTCGCAAGCCCGTTGTACGCATCGGTCGTATCGCTGGTCAATATGCAAAGCCACGCTCCAAGCCGACCGAGATCAtcaccaagatcgacgctgctaCGGGCGTGGCTTCGCAGCACGAGATCATGTCGTTCCGTGGAGACAATATCAACGCTTTCAGTGCCGAGCCTGCAAGTGGCCGTATCCCGGATCCAGAGCGCTTGCTTCAGGCCTACTTCCACTCGGCTGCTACGCTGAACCACATTCGCTCCGAGCTAGCCAGCGGTTTGGCGGATCTGCACGCTCCGCGCCAGTGGTCTTTCCAGCATGTGCAATCCCGCGCGCTACAAGCCGAGTTTGAGTCGGTCGTTGACTCGTTGAcggatgcgctcgactttATGAAAACGATCGGTGCCGATCCTAGCGCCTTTTCCTCGAGCAGTGTGCTCAACTCGGTCGATTACTTTATCAGTCACGAAGGCCTATCGCTCGCTTACGAGGAAGCTTTGACTCGGCTCATCCGCAAGTCGACTTCGGTCAGCCCGAACCCCACACGCAACGCGGCTTCGTCCGACTCAGCCGATGACGATCTTAATGGAGATGTTCTGGAACGATACGACTTGTCTGCTCACACCATCTGGCTCGGTGACAGGACAAGACAGCTTGATGGCGCACACGTCGACTTCTTTGCTTCCATCCGTAACCCTGTTGGCGTCAAGGTGGGCCCTTCCATGAAGCCAGAGGAGCTTATTCAGATTCTCGATATCCTCAACCCGGATATTCCGATCCCGAAAGCGACCTCTTCGGCACGCGCCAGTGAATGGTCGACGCCGAGTGCAGCCGCGCCCGAGGTTGTCTATGGCAAGGAAAAAGGTCGTGTCATGGTCATCATTCGGCTCGGTGCTGCCAAAGTCGCATCGCATCTTCCTCCACTTCTCGAGGCGATCGCCGCCAGCAATCACAAAGACTCGATCATCCTCCTGTGCGATCCCATGCACGGCAACACCCAGACCAGTCCGTACCCGCCTGCGTCCTCTGACCCCAATGCACAGCCGCTCAAGACGCGTTCCTTTGGCGACATCATCTCTGAAATTCTCTCGTTCCTCGAGATCATTTCGGCCGACTTTCCCACTCTTCACCTCGGCGGTGTTCACCTCGAGCTAACCGGCGATAAGGACGTCACCGAGTGCTTTGGTGGATCGATGCGTTTGGATCCCAAACATCTTGAACGCGGTTACAAGAGTCACTGCGATCCTAGGCTCAATTTCGAACAGTCGCTCGACGTTGCTTTTCTGCTCTCGCACTACTTCCGAAACCAACGTCTTGGCAACAAACGCCATGCTCCCGCTAAGACCGAAGATGAGATTAAAAAGCAGCAGGCGATCATCGCATCTGGTTCAGGCGATGAGCTCCTGGCTGAGCTCATCTGCGGCATCACCAACCGCGCTCAAATGTCGTGA
- a CDS encoding uncharacterized protein (related to YFH7 - putative kinase) yields MQDQVDQLVENLLAKVPERLLVGVSGIPGSGKSSLAVKLVASLNARSRCTQSTDIAICIGMDGWHYSRSTLSTFPNSQEAFDRRGAEWTFDSKRFADFVTLVKTETSVTHTAPSFDHARKDPLEDDIAVLPTHRVIVFEGLYCNCDVGEWARAAREFDNRLVFQLPTQEARRRLVARHVRTGVARDEQEAIWRADNNDLPNGDWLMSHLLEPYTIVTSMDDPSWR; encoded by the exons ATGCAGGACCAAGTCGATCAGCTGGTAGAGAATCTGCTCGCAAAAGTGCCAGA ACGGCTGCTGGTGGGTGTCTCTGGAATCCCAGGCTCAGGCAAGTCGAGCCTCGCAGTCAAGCTTGTCGCCTCACTCAACGCGAGATCACGGTGCACACAATCGACCGACATAGCCATCTGTATAGGCATGGACGGATGGCATTATTCGCGCTCGACGTTGTCCACCTTTCCGAACTCGCAGGAAGCATTCGATCGAAGAGGCGCAGAATGGACATTTGACTCGAAACGCTTTGCCGATTTTGTGACGCTGGTCAAAACCGAAACATCCGTCACCCACACAGCGCCAAGTTTCGATCACGCCAGAAAGGATCCGCTCGAAGACGATATTGCCGTGCTGCCAACACATCGAGTGATAGTGTTCGAAGGTCTGTATTGCAACTGTGATGTGGGAGAGTGGGCAAGGGCGGCAAGAGAGTTCGATAACAGACTTGTGTTCCAGCTACCGACACAGGAAGCAAGACGAAGGTTGGTGGCAAGACACGTGAGGACGGGGGTAGCCAGGGACGAACAAGAGGCCATCTGGAGAG CCGACAACAACGACCTGCCAAACGGCGACTGGCTCATGTCGCATCTTCTCGAGCCGTATACGATAGTTACAAGCATGGACGATCCTTCCTGGCGCTGA
- a CDS encoding uridine kinase URK1 (related to uridine kinase) has protein sequence MQAGKIVQRPSGDGTPILEPVTPSGKRSEGSTHGVLAAAAAAALTATESAPVTPLVSSTASLGSATPTGNATLSNTIAATRSKTIVLADAGRAPWYNSVGEPVPAYVVGIAGGSASGKTSVAREILKKLPNVPWVAIVSQDAYYKSLSPEESKLAFQEQYDFDHPDAFDYDILKKCIRDLRQSKAVEIPVYSFVQHQRTSETNYLYGPAVLIVEGIFVLHDPEIRQLLDLKVYVQADSDLMLARRIKRDIVERARSVNSVLDQYLRFVKPAFDTFVSATARHADMIVPGSHNEVAIEVISQHMEKQLRNRSRKLRAEFYKTPATQVPAPTANDKNVLAVMSPYDGLGSPHERRASLTHMKPILNRSESFGMSSSQLVRGVSSNSAADGTGLPPNVILLAQTPQLQSLLTILHDRSTPTGEFTFACKRVGTLVVELATTLLPYREKEIAIHGGRKHIGHELNVSSLCSVSVLRSGAVLEPSLRRAFPAMSLGSLLIQSNEEDGEPHLYDVSLPSFIRRRETAEKSWVFLLDAQIGTGAAAFMAIRVLLDHSVPEEQIIFLTLLASSQGGIHALNRAFPRVRIVVAGVDPGLQKLRIPWQTSSSNHSNTSKHDRGEPIHYDDNAPVDEDDLSPGLNHRDNLHLLASPPLTSVDGKFAANRGARHQTQRQPSLTHSPAKGSRVVFAITPGCGSIGDRFWGTGSR, from the coding sequence ATGCAGGCCGGGAAGATTGTGCAGAGGCCTTCGGGCGACGGGACACCCATTCTTGAGCCTGTCACTCCTTCGGGAAAGCGTTCGGAGGGCTCGACGCATGGCGTactcgctgctgccgctgcagctgctttAACCGCAACTGAATCTGCACCTGTGACGCCGCTCGTATCTtcaacagcatcgctgGGATCAGCGACGCCGACCGGAAATGCGACGCTCTCCAACACTATCGCAGCCACACGTTCCAAAACCATCGTTCTTGCCGATGCGGGTCGTGCGCCTTGGTACAACTCGGTAGGAGAACCCGTACCGGCGTATGTGGTAGGTATTGCAGGCGGATCTGCTAGCGGAAAGACTTCGGTAGCCAGAGAGATTCTCAAGAAATTGCCTAATGTTCCGTGGGTTGCTATCGTCAGTCAAGACGCCTACTACAAGTCGCTTTCGCCCGAAGAATCCAAGCTAGCATTTCAAGAACAGTATGATTTCGACCACCCGGATGCTTTCGATTACGATATTCTCAAGAAATGCATCAGAGATTTGCGTCAAAGCAAGGCCGTCGAGATCCCAGTGTACAGCTTCGTACAGCATCAAAGAACTTCGGAAACAAACTACCTCTACGGCCCAGCCGTCCTCATCGTTGAGGGCATTTTTGTTCTGCACGATCCCGAGATTCGCCAGTTGCTCGACCTCAAAGTCTATGTTCAGGCGGACTCGGATCTGATGCTGGCGAGAAGGATCAAAAGGGACATTGTTGAGAGGGCAAGGTCGGTCAACTCGGTGCTTGATCAGTACTTGCGCTTCGTCAAGCCCGCGTTTGACACCTTCGTCTCGGCTACTGCTCGGCACGCAGACATGATTGTACCCGGTTCGCACAACGAGGTTGCCATCGAGGTCATTAGTCAGCATATGgagaagcagctgcgaAACCGATCAAGAAAGCTGCGCGCCGAGTTTTACAAGACCCCCGCAACGCAAGTTCCGGCGCCCACAGCCAACGACAAGAACGTACTAGCTGTCATGAGCCCATATGACGGTCTGGGCTCCCCACACGAGCGCCGTGCCAGCTTGACGCATATGAAGCCCATATTGAATCGCAGCGAGTCATTTGGCATGTCGTCATCTCAGCTTGTTCGAGGTGTTTCGAGCAATTCAGCAGCTGATGGGACAGGACTGCCTCCCAATgtcatcttgctcgctcaGACTCCGCAATTACAATCTCTGCTCACTATACTGCACGATCGATCTACACCCACCGGCGAGTTCACCTTTGCCTGCAAACGCGTCGGAACCCTCGTTGTCGAGCTGGCAACAACACTGCTGCCGTATCGAGAAAAGGAGATCGCCATCCATGGTGGACGCAAACACATTGGACacgagctcaacgtcagTAGCCTATGTTCGGTCTCGGTCCTTCGCTCTGGAGCTGTGCTCGAGCCTTCCCTGCGCCGAGCTTTTCCCGCTATGTCGCTGGGAAGCCTGCTCATCCAGTCCAacgaggaagatggcgagCCGCATTTGTACGATGTATCGCTGCCCTCTTTCATCCGCCGACGAGAGACCGCAGAAAAGTCGTGGGTGTTTttgctcgatgcgcagATTGGAACGGGTGCTGCGGCTTTCATGGCAATTCGGGTCCTGTTGGACCACTCGGTGCCCGAAGAGCAAATTATCTTTTTGACGCTATTGGCCAGCTCACAGGGCGGTATTCATGCCCTGAACCGAGCCTTCCCACGCGTGCGCATCGTTGTCGCTGGTGTCGACCCAGGACTGCAAAAGCTCCGCATCCCGTGGCAGACATCGTCATCCAACCACAGCAATACAAGTAAGCACGATCGCGGCGAGCCTATACATTACGACGACAATGCACCTGTagacgaagacgatctCTCGCCGGGCCTTAACCATCGCGACAATCTGCATTTGTTAGCATCGCCACCACTGACCAGCGTTGATGGCAAATTTGCTGCTAACAGAGGAGCCAGGCACCAGACGCAAAGACAGCCAAGTCTGACGCATTCGCCGGCGAAAGGCAGCCGGGTTGTGTTTGCCATCACTCCTGGCTGCGGCTCAATCGGAGATCGTTTCTGGGGCACCGGATCTCGATGA
- a CDS encoding uncharacterized protein (related to Membrane steroid binding protein): MDQLSALLFGSSDPSLLTSALQRFAQSIYRNPLNLILLLAIVYVAFPLVRPSSPKSSRWTPTVAEARSHLAAPSDRYTYLPPNHPDTVEWTKYTPRTLAIYDGTGTTDQDGSRILLAINRKVFDVTKGKNFYGPGGPYGNFAGRDASRGMAKQSFDLEMLTPLDKPIDKLEDLTASEVKNMKEWEGHFTGKYGIVGELIDETEA; encoded by the exons ATGGATCAGCTTAGCGCACTGCTTTTCGGATCATCTGACCCATCTTTGTTGACGTCAGCGCTGCAGAGGTTTGCGCAATCGATCTACAGAAACCCACTCAACCTCATCCTCTTGCTGGCAATTGTCTATGTTGCCTTTCCTCTCGTTCGTCCTTCCTCTCCTAAGTCTTCTCGCTGGACACCGACTGTCGCCGAAGCACGCTCACACCTTGCTGCGCCTTCGGATCGGTACACTTACCTTCCACCCAATCACCCCGACACGGTGGAATGGACAAAGTACACACCGCGAACATTGGCCATTTATGACGGTACCGGCACTACCGACCAGGACGGATCAcgcatcttgctcgccatcaaCCGGAAGGTGTTCGATGTCACCAAGGGAAAGAACTTCTACGGCCCTGGGGGTCCTTATGGCAATTTTGCCGGTAGAGATGCAAGCAGAGGCATGGCCAAACAAAGCTTTGATTTGGAAATGCTGACGCCCCTGGATAAGCCTATTGACAAACTCGAAGATTTGACTGCTAGCGAAGT CAAAAACATGAAAGAGTGGGAAGGGCACTTCACAGGCAAGTACGGCATCGTCGGtgagctcatcgacgagacCGAAGCATAA